One genomic window of Macaca mulatta isolate MMU2019108-1 chromosome 8, T2T-MMU8v2.0, whole genome shotgun sequence includes the following:
- the SHARPIN gene encoding sharpin isoform X7: MAPPAGGAAAASDLGSAAVLLTVHAAVRLLGARPDAEAQLRRLQLSADPERPGRFRLELLDAGPGAVNLEWPLESVSYTIRGPTQHELQPPPGGPGTLSLHFLNPQEAQRWAVLVRGATVEGQNGHSSSSPPALGPEACPVSLPSPPEVPTPEADLPRSPGNLMEREELAGNLARAIAGGDEKGAAQAAAILAQHRVALSVQLQEACFPPGPIRLQVTLEDAASAASTASSAHVALQVHPHCTVAALQEQVFSELGFPPAVQRWVIGRCLCVPERSLASYGVRQDGDPAFLYLLSAPREAPGPSPQRPQKMDGEVGRLFPSSLGLPPGPQPAASSLPSPLQPSWPCPSCTFINAPSRPGCEMCSTQRPCTWDPLAAAST, from the exons ATGGCGCCGCCAGCGGGCGGGGCGGCGGCGGCCTCGGACTTGGGCTCGGCCGCAGTGCTCTTGACTGTGCACGCCGCTGTGAGGCTGCTGGGCGCCAGGCCAGACGCCGAGGCACAGCTGCGGAGACTCCAGCTGAGCGCGGACCCTGAGCGGCCTGGGCGCTTCCGGCTGGAGCTGCTGGACGCGGGACCCGGGGCG GTCAATTTGGAGTGGCCCCTGGAGTCAGTCTCCTACACCATCCGAGGCCCCACCCAGCACGAGCTGCAGCCTCCGCCAGGAGGACCTGGAACCCTCAGCCTGCACTTCCTCAACCCTCAGGAAGCTCAGCGGTGGGCAGTCCTAGTCCGAGGTGCCACCGTGGAAGGACAGAATGGTCA cagcagcagctcaccACCAGCCCTGGGCCCAGAAGCATGCCCCGTCTCCCTGCCCAGTCCCCCGGAAGTCCCCACACCTGAGGCAGATCTTCCTAGGAGCCCTGGAAACTTGATGGAGAGAG AAGAGCTGGCAGGGAATCTGGCCCGGGCCATTGCAGGTGGAGACGAGAAGGGGGCAGCCCAAGCGGCAGCCATCCTGGCCCAGCATCGTGTGGCCCTCAGCGTTCAGCTTCAGGAGGCCTGCTTCCCACCTGGCCCCATCAG GCTGCAGGTCACACTTGAAGACGCTGCCTCTGCCGCATCCACCGCGTCCTCTGCGCACGTTGCCCTGCAGGTCCACCCCCACTGCACCGTTGCAGCTCTCCAGGAGCAG GTGTTCTCAGAGCTCGGTTTCCCACCAGCTGTGCAACGCTGGGTCATTGGGcggtgcctgtgtgtgcctgagCGCAGCCTTGCCTCCTATGGAGTTCGGCAGGATGGGGACCCTGCTTTCCTCTACTTGCTGTCAGCTCCTCGAGAAGCCCCAG GACCTAGCCCTCAGCGCCCCCAGAAGATGGACGGGGAAGTTGGACGCTTGTTTCCCTCATCATTGGGGCTACCCCCAGGCCCCCAGCCAGCTGCCTCCAGCCTGCCCAGTCCTCTCCAG CCCAGCTGGCCCTGCCCTTCCTGCACCTTCATCAATGCCCCAAGCCGCCCTGGCTGTGAGATGTGTAGCACCCAGAGGCCCTGCACTTGGGATCCCCTTGCCGCAGCTTCCACCTAG
- the SHARPIN gene encoding sharpin isoform X6, translating into MAPPAGGAAAASDLGSAAVLLTVHAAVRLLGARPDAEAQLRRLQLSADPERPGRFRLELLDAGPGAVNLEWPLESVSYTIRGPTQHELQPPPGGPGTLSLHFLNPQEAQRWAVLVRGATVEGQNGSSSSSSPPALGPEACPVSLPSPPEVPTPEADLPRSPGNLMERELAGNLARAIAGGDEKGAAQAAAILAQHRVALSVQLQEACFPPGPIRLQVTLEDAASAASTASSAHVALQVHPHCTVAALQEQVFSELGFPPAVQRWVIGRCLCVPERSLASYGVRQDGDPAFLYLLSAPREAPGPSPQRPQKMDGEVGRLFPSSLGLPPGPQPAASSLPSPLQPSWPCPSCTFINAPSRPGCEMCSTQRPCTWDPLAAAST; encoded by the exons ATGGCGCCGCCAGCGGGCGGGGCGGCGGCGGCCTCGGACTTGGGCTCGGCCGCAGTGCTCTTGACTGTGCACGCCGCTGTGAGGCTGCTGGGCGCCAGGCCAGACGCCGAGGCACAGCTGCGGAGACTCCAGCTGAGCGCGGACCCTGAGCGGCCTGGGCGCTTCCGGCTGGAGCTGCTGGACGCGGGACCCGGGGCG GTCAATTTGGAGTGGCCCCTGGAGTCAGTCTCCTACACCATCCGAGGCCCCACCCAGCACGAGCTGCAGCCTCCGCCAGGAGGACCTGGAACCCTCAGCCTGCACTTCCTCAACCCTCAGGAAGCTCAGCGGTGGGCAGTCCTAGTCCGAGGTGCCACCGTGGAAGGACAGAATG gcagcagcagcagcagctcaccACCAGCCCTGGGCCCAGAAGCATGCCCCGTCTCCCTGCCCAGTCCCCCGGAAGTCCCCACACCTGAGGCAGATCTTCCTAGGAGCCCTGGAAACTTGATGGAGAGAG AGCTGGCAGGGAATCTGGCCCGGGCCATTGCAGGTGGAGACGAGAAGGGGGCAGCCCAAGCGGCAGCCATCCTGGCCCAGCATCGTGTGGCCCTCAGCGTTCAGCTTCAGGAGGCCTGCTTCCCACCTGGCCCCATCAG GCTGCAGGTCACACTTGAAGACGCTGCCTCTGCCGCATCCACCGCGTCCTCTGCGCACGTTGCCCTGCAGGTCCACCCCCACTGCACCGTTGCAGCTCTCCAGGAGCAG GTGTTCTCAGAGCTCGGTTTCCCACCAGCTGTGCAACGCTGGGTCATTGGGcggtgcctgtgtgtgcctgagCGCAGCCTTGCCTCCTATGGAGTTCGGCAGGATGGGGACCCTGCTTTCCTCTACTTGCTGTCAGCTCCTCGAGAAGCCCCAG GACCTAGCCCTCAGCGCCCCCAGAAGATGGACGGGGAAGTTGGACGCTTGTTTCCCTCATCATTGGGGCTACCCCCAGGCCCCCAGCCAGCTGCCTCCAGCCTGCCCAGTCCTCTCCAG CCCAGCTGGCCCTGCCCTTCCTGCACCTTCATCAATGCCCCAAGCCGCCCTGGCTGTGAGATGTGTAGCACCCAGAGGCCCTGCACTTGGGATCCCCTTGCCGCAGCTTCCACCTAG
- the SHARPIN gene encoding sharpin isoform X4, producing the protein MAPPAGGAAAASDLGSAAVLLTVHAAVRLLGARPDAEAQLRRLQLSADPERPGRFRLELLDAGPGAVNLEWPLESVSYTIRGPTQHELQPPPGGPGTLSLHFLNPQEAQRWAVLVRGATVEGQNGSSSSSSPPALGPEACPVSLPSPPEVPTPEADLPRSPGNLMEREELAGNLARAIAGGDEKGAAQAAAILAQHRVALSVQLQEACFPPGPIRLQVTLEDAASAASTASSAHVALQVHPHCTVAALQEQVFSELGFPPAVQRWVIGRCLCVPERSLASYGVRQDGDPAFLYLLSAPREAPGPSPQRPQKMDGEVGRLFPSSLGLPPGPQPAASSLPSPLQPSWPCPSCTFINAPSRPGCEMCSTQRPCTWDPLAAAST; encoded by the exons ATGGCGCCGCCAGCGGGCGGGGCGGCGGCGGCCTCGGACTTGGGCTCGGCCGCAGTGCTCTTGACTGTGCACGCCGCTGTGAGGCTGCTGGGCGCCAGGCCAGACGCCGAGGCACAGCTGCGGAGACTCCAGCTGAGCGCGGACCCTGAGCGGCCTGGGCGCTTCCGGCTGGAGCTGCTGGACGCGGGACCCGGGGCG GTCAATTTGGAGTGGCCCCTGGAGTCAGTCTCCTACACCATCCGAGGCCCCACCCAGCACGAGCTGCAGCCTCCGCCAGGAGGACCTGGAACCCTCAGCCTGCACTTCCTCAACCCTCAGGAAGCTCAGCGGTGGGCAGTCCTAGTCCGAGGTGCCACCGTGGAAGGACAGAATG gcagcagcagcagcagctcaccACCAGCCCTGGGCCCAGAAGCATGCCCCGTCTCCCTGCCCAGTCCCCCGGAAGTCCCCACACCTGAGGCAGATCTTCCTAGGAGCCCTGGAAACTTGATGGAGAGAG AAGAGCTGGCAGGGAATCTGGCCCGGGCCATTGCAGGTGGAGACGAGAAGGGGGCAGCCCAAGCGGCAGCCATCCTGGCCCAGCATCGTGTGGCCCTCAGCGTTCAGCTTCAGGAGGCCTGCTTCCCACCTGGCCCCATCAG GCTGCAGGTCACACTTGAAGACGCTGCCTCTGCCGCATCCACCGCGTCCTCTGCGCACGTTGCCCTGCAGGTCCACCCCCACTGCACCGTTGCAGCTCTCCAGGAGCAG GTGTTCTCAGAGCTCGGTTTCCCACCAGCTGTGCAACGCTGGGTCATTGGGcggtgcctgtgtgtgcctgagCGCAGCCTTGCCTCCTATGGAGTTCGGCAGGATGGGGACCCTGCTTTCCTCTACTTGCTGTCAGCTCCTCGAGAAGCCCCAG GACCTAGCCCTCAGCGCCCCCAGAAGATGGACGGGGAAGTTGGACGCTTGTTTCCCTCATCATTGGGGCTACCCCCAGGCCCCCAGCCAGCTGCCTCCAGCCTGCCCAGTCCTCTCCAG CCCAGCTGGCCCTGCCCTTCCTGCACCTTCATCAATGCCCCAAGCCGCCCTGGCTGTGAGATGTGTAGCACCCAGAGGCCCTGCACTTGGGATCCCCTTGCCGCAGCTTCCACCTAG
- the SHARPIN gene encoding sharpin isoform X2 has protein sequence MAPPAGGAAAASDLGSAAVLLTVHAAVRLLGARPDAEAQLRRLQLSADPERPGRFRLELLDAGPGAVNLEWPLESVSYTIRGPTQHELQPPPGGPGTLSLHFLNPQEAQRWAVLVRGATVEGQNGSSSSSSPPALGPEACPVSLPSPPEVPTPEADLPRSPGNLMERELAGNLARAIAGGDEKGAAQAAAILAQHRVALSVQLQEACFPPGPIRLQVTLEDAASAASTASSAHVALQVHPHCTVAALQEQVFSELGFPPAVQRWVIGRCLCVPERSLASYGVRQDGDPAFLYLLSAPREAPATGPSPQRPQKMDGEVGRLFPSSLGLPPGPQPAASSLPSPLQPSWPCPSCTFINAPSRPGCEMCSTQRPCTWDPLAAAST, from the exons ATGGCGCCGCCAGCGGGCGGGGCGGCGGCGGCCTCGGACTTGGGCTCGGCCGCAGTGCTCTTGACTGTGCACGCCGCTGTGAGGCTGCTGGGCGCCAGGCCAGACGCCGAGGCACAGCTGCGGAGACTCCAGCTGAGCGCGGACCCTGAGCGGCCTGGGCGCTTCCGGCTGGAGCTGCTGGACGCGGGACCCGGGGCG GTCAATTTGGAGTGGCCCCTGGAGTCAGTCTCCTACACCATCCGAGGCCCCACCCAGCACGAGCTGCAGCCTCCGCCAGGAGGACCTGGAACCCTCAGCCTGCACTTCCTCAACCCTCAGGAAGCTCAGCGGTGGGCAGTCCTAGTCCGAGGTGCCACCGTGGAAGGACAGAATG gcagcagcagcagcagctcaccACCAGCCCTGGGCCCAGAAGCATGCCCCGTCTCCCTGCCCAGTCCCCCGGAAGTCCCCACACCTGAGGCAGATCTTCCTAGGAGCCCTGGAAACTTGATGGAGAGAG AGCTGGCAGGGAATCTGGCCCGGGCCATTGCAGGTGGAGACGAGAAGGGGGCAGCCCAAGCGGCAGCCATCCTGGCCCAGCATCGTGTGGCCCTCAGCGTTCAGCTTCAGGAGGCCTGCTTCCCACCTGGCCCCATCAG GCTGCAGGTCACACTTGAAGACGCTGCCTCTGCCGCATCCACCGCGTCCTCTGCGCACGTTGCCCTGCAGGTCCACCCCCACTGCACCGTTGCAGCTCTCCAGGAGCAG GTGTTCTCAGAGCTCGGTTTCCCACCAGCTGTGCAACGCTGGGTCATTGGGcggtgcctgtgtgtgcctgagCGCAGCCTTGCCTCCTATGGAGTTCGGCAGGATGGGGACCCTGCTTTCCTCTACTTGCTGTCAGCTCCTCGAGAAGCCCCAG CCACAGGACCTAGCCCTCAGCGCCCCCAGAAGATGGACGGGGAAGTTGGACGCTTGTTTCCCTCATCATTGGGGCTACCCCCAGGCCCCCAGCCAGCTGCCTCCAGCCTGCCCAGTCCTCTCCAG CCCAGCTGGCCCTGCCCTTCCTGCACCTTCATCAATGCCCCAAGCCGCCCTGGCTGTGAGATGTGTAGCACCCAGAGGCCCTGCACTTGGGATCCCCTTGCCGCAGCTTCCACCTAG
- the SHARPIN gene encoding sharpin isoform X1, producing MAPPAGGAAAASDLGSAAVLLTVHAAVRLLGARPDAEAQLRRLQLSADPERPGRFRLELLDAGPGAVNLEWPLESVSYTIRGPTQHELQPPPGGPGTLSLHFLNPQEAQRWAVLVRGATVEGQNGSSSSSSPPALGPEACPVSLPSPPEVPTPEADLPRSPGNLMEREELAGNLARAIAGGDEKGAAQAAAILAQHRVALSVQLQEACFPPGPIRLQVTLEDAASAASTASSAHVALQVHPHCTVAALQEQVFSELGFPPAVQRWVIGRCLCVPERSLASYGVRQDGDPAFLYLLSAPREAPATGPSPQRPQKMDGEVGRLFPSSLGLPPGPQPAASSLPSPLQPSWPCPSCTFINAPSRPGCEMCSTQRPCTWDPLAAAST from the exons ATGGCGCCGCCAGCGGGCGGGGCGGCGGCGGCCTCGGACTTGGGCTCGGCCGCAGTGCTCTTGACTGTGCACGCCGCTGTGAGGCTGCTGGGCGCCAGGCCAGACGCCGAGGCACAGCTGCGGAGACTCCAGCTGAGCGCGGACCCTGAGCGGCCTGGGCGCTTCCGGCTGGAGCTGCTGGACGCGGGACCCGGGGCG GTCAATTTGGAGTGGCCCCTGGAGTCAGTCTCCTACACCATCCGAGGCCCCACCCAGCACGAGCTGCAGCCTCCGCCAGGAGGACCTGGAACCCTCAGCCTGCACTTCCTCAACCCTCAGGAAGCTCAGCGGTGGGCAGTCCTAGTCCGAGGTGCCACCGTGGAAGGACAGAATG gcagcagcagcagcagctcaccACCAGCCCTGGGCCCAGAAGCATGCCCCGTCTCCCTGCCCAGTCCCCCGGAAGTCCCCACACCTGAGGCAGATCTTCCTAGGAGCCCTGGAAACTTGATGGAGAGAG AAGAGCTGGCAGGGAATCTGGCCCGGGCCATTGCAGGTGGAGACGAGAAGGGGGCAGCCCAAGCGGCAGCCATCCTGGCCCAGCATCGTGTGGCCCTCAGCGTTCAGCTTCAGGAGGCCTGCTTCCCACCTGGCCCCATCAG GCTGCAGGTCACACTTGAAGACGCTGCCTCTGCCGCATCCACCGCGTCCTCTGCGCACGTTGCCCTGCAGGTCCACCCCCACTGCACCGTTGCAGCTCTCCAGGAGCAG GTGTTCTCAGAGCTCGGTTTCCCACCAGCTGTGCAACGCTGGGTCATTGGGcggtgcctgtgtgtgcctgagCGCAGCCTTGCCTCCTATGGAGTTCGGCAGGATGGGGACCCTGCTTTCCTCTACTTGCTGTCAGCTCCTCGAGAAGCCCCAG CCACAGGACCTAGCCCTCAGCGCCCCCAGAAGATGGACGGGGAAGTTGGACGCTTGTTTCCCTCATCATTGGGGCTACCCCCAGGCCCCCAGCCAGCTGCCTCCAGCCTGCCCAGTCCTCTCCAG CCCAGCTGGCCCTGCCCTTCCTGCACCTTCATCAATGCCCCAAGCCGCCCTGGCTGTGAGATGTGTAGCACCCAGAGGCCCTGCACTTGGGATCCCCTTGCCGCAGCTTCCACCTAG
- the SHARPIN gene encoding sharpin isoform X5, whose translation MAPPAGGAAAASDLGSAAVLLTVHAAVRLLGARPDAEAQLRRLQLSADPERPGRFRLELLDAGPGAVNLEWPLESVSYTIRGPTQHELQPPPGGPGTLSLHFLNPQEAQRWAVLVRGATVEGQNGHSSSSPPALGPEACPVSLPSPPEVPTPEADLPRSPGNLMERELAGNLARAIAGGDEKGAAQAAAILAQHRVALSVQLQEACFPPGPIRLQVTLEDAASAASTASSAHVALQVHPHCTVAALQEQVFSELGFPPAVQRWVIGRCLCVPERSLASYGVRQDGDPAFLYLLSAPREAPATGPSPQRPQKMDGEVGRLFPSSLGLPPGPQPAASSLPSPLQPSWPCPSCTFINAPSRPGCEMCSTQRPCTWDPLAAAST comes from the exons ATGGCGCCGCCAGCGGGCGGGGCGGCGGCGGCCTCGGACTTGGGCTCGGCCGCAGTGCTCTTGACTGTGCACGCCGCTGTGAGGCTGCTGGGCGCCAGGCCAGACGCCGAGGCACAGCTGCGGAGACTCCAGCTGAGCGCGGACCCTGAGCGGCCTGGGCGCTTCCGGCTGGAGCTGCTGGACGCGGGACCCGGGGCG GTCAATTTGGAGTGGCCCCTGGAGTCAGTCTCCTACACCATCCGAGGCCCCACCCAGCACGAGCTGCAGCCTCCGCCAGGAGGACCTGGAACCCTCAGCCTGCACTTCCTCAACCCTCAGGAAGCTCAGCGGTGGGCAGTCCTAGTCCGAGGTGCCACCGTGGAAGGACAGAATGGTCA cagcagcagctcaccACCAGCCCTGGGCCCAGAAGCATGCCCCGTCTCCCTGCCCAGTCCCCCGGAAGTCCCCACACCTGAGGCAGATCTTCCTAGGAGCCCTGGAAACTTGATGGAGAGAG AGCTGGCAGGGAATCTGGCCCGGGCCATTGCAGGTGGAGACGAGAAGGGGGCAGCCCAAGCGGCAGCCATCCTGGCCCAGCATCGTGTGGCCCTCAGCGTTCAGCTTCAGGAGGCCTGCTTCCCACCTGGCCCCATCAG GCTGCAGGTCACACTTGAAGACGCTGCCTCTGCCGCATCCACCGCGTCCTCTGCGCACGTTGCCCTGCAGGTCCACCCCCACTGCACCGTTGCAGCTCTCCAGGAGCAG GTGTTCTCAGAGCTCGGTTTCCCACCAGCTGTGCAACGCTGGGTCATTGGGcggtgcctgtgtgtgcctgagCGCAGCCTTGCCTCCTATGGAGTTCGGCAGGATGGGGACCCTGCTTTCCTCTACTTGCTGTCAGCTCCTCGAGAAGCCCCAG CCACAGGACCTAGCCCTCAGCGCCCCCAGAAGATGGACGGGGAAGTTGGACGCTTGTTTCCCTCATCATTGGGGCTACCCCCAGGCCCCCAGCCAGCTGCCTCCAGCCTGCCCAGTCCTCTCCAG CCCAGCTGGCCCTGCCCTTCCTGCACCTTCATCAATGCCCCAAGCCGCCCTGGCTGTGAGATGTGTAGCACCCAGAGGCCCTGCACTTGGGATCCCCTTGCCGCAGCTTCCACCTAG
- the SHARPIN gene encoding sharpin isoform X3, with product MAPPAGGAAAASDLGSAAVLLTVHAAVRLLGARPDAEAQLRRLQLSADPERPGRFRLELLDAGPGAVNLEWPLESVSYTIRGPTQHELQPPPGGPGTLSLHFLNPQEAQRWAVLVRGATVEGQNGHSSSSPPALGPEACPVSLPSPPEVPTPEADLPRSPGNLMEREELAGNLARAIAGGDEKGAAQAAAILAQHRVALSVQLQEACFPPGPIRLQVTLEDAASAASTASSAHVALQVHPHCTVAALQEQVFSELGFPPAVQRWVIGRCLCVPERSLASYGVRQDGDPAFLYLLSAPREAPATGPSPQRPQKMDGEVGRLFPSSLGLPPGPQPAASSLPSPLQPSWPCPSCTFINAPSRPGCEMCSTQRPCTWDPLAAAST from the exons ATGGCGCCGCCAGCGGGCGGGGCGGCGGCGGCCTCGGACTTGGGCTCGGCCGCAGTGCTCTTGACTGTGCACGCCGCTGTGAGGCTGCTGGGCGCCAGGCCAGACGCCGAGGCACAGCTGCGGAGACTCCAGCTGAGCGCGGACCCTGAGCGGCCTGGGCGCTTCCGGCTGGAGCTGCTGGACGCGGGACCCGGGGCG GTCAATTTGGAGTGGCCCCTGGAGTCAGTCTCCTACACCATCCGAGGCCCCACCCAGCACGAGCTGCAGCCTCCGCCAGGAGGACCTGGAACCCTCAGCCTGCACTTCCTCAACCCTCAGGAAGCTCAGCGGTGGGCAGTCCTAGTCCGAGGTGCCACCGTGGAAGGACAGAATGGTCA cagcagcagctcaccACCAGCCCTGGGCCCAGAAGCATGCCCCGTCTCCCTGCCCAGTCCCCCGGAAGTCCCCACACCTGAGGCAGATCTTCCTAGGAGCCCTGGAAACTTGATGGAGAGAG AAGAGCTGGCAGGGAATCTGGCCCGGGCCATTGCAGGTGGAGACGAGAAGGGGGCAGCCCAAGCGGCAGCCATCCTGGCCCAGCATCGTGTGGCCCTCAGCGTTCAGCTTCAGGAGGCCTGCTTCCCACCTGGCCCCATCAG GCTGCAGGTCACACTTGAAGACGCTGCCTCTGCCGCATCCACCGCGTCCTCTGCGCACGTTGCCCTGCAGGTCCACCCCCACTGCACCGTTGCAGCTCTCCAGGAGCAG GTGTTCTCAGAGCTCGGTTTCCCACCAGCTGTGCAACGCTGGGTCATTGGGcggtgcctgtgtgtgcctgagCGCAGCCTTGCCTCCTATGGAGTTCGGCAGGATGGGGACCCTGCTTTCCTCTACTTGCTGTCAGCTCCTCGAGAAGCCCCAG CCACAGGACCTAGCCCTCAGCGCCCCCAGAAGATGGACGGGGAAGTTGGACGCTTGTTTCCCTCATCATTGGGGCTACCCCCAGGCCCCCAGCCAGCTGCCTCCAGCCTGCCCAGTCCTCTCCAG CCCAGCTGGCCCTGCCCTTCCTGCACCTTCATCAATGCCCCAAGCCGCCCTGGCTGTGAGATGTGTAGCACCCAGAGGCCCTGCACTTGGGATCCCCTTGCCGCAGCTTCCACCTAG
- the SHARPIN gene encoding sharpin isoform X10 — protein MAPPAGGAAAASDLGSAAVLLTVHAAVRLLGARPDAEAQLRRLQLSADPERPGRFRLELLDAGPGAVNLEWPLESVSYTIRGPTQHELQPPPGGPGTLSLHFLNPQEAQRWAVLVRGATVEGQNGSSSSSSPPALGPEACPVSLPSPPEVPTPEADLPRSPGNLMEREELAGNLARAIAGGDEKGAAQAAAILAQHRVALSVQLQEACFPPGPIRLQVTLEDAASAASTASSAHVALQVHPHCTVAALQEQVFSELGFPPAVQRWVIGRCLCVPERSLASYGVRQDGDPAFLYLLSAPREAPGPSPQRPQKMDGEVGRLFPSSLGLPPGPQPAASSLPSPLQLALPFLHLHQCPKPPWL, from the exons ATGGCGCCGCCAGCGGGCGGGGCGGCGGCGGCCTCGGACTTGGGCTCGGCCGCAGTGCTCTTGACTGTGCACGCCGCTGTGAGGCTGCTGGGCGCCAGGCCAGACGCCGAGGCACAGCTGCGGAGACTCCAGCTGAGCGCGGACCCTGAGCGGCCTGGGCGCTTCCGGCTGGAGCTGCTGGACGCGGGACCCGGGGCG GTCAATTTGGAGTGGCCCCTGGAGTCAGTCTCCTACACCATCCGAGGCCCCACCCAGCACGAGCTGCAGCCTCCGCCAGGAGGACCTGGAACCCTCAGCCTGCACTTCCTCAACCCTCAGGAAGCTCAGCGGTGGGCAGTCCTAGTCCGAGGTGCCACCGTGGAAGGACAGAATG gcagcagcagcagcagctcaccACCAGCCCTGGGCCCAGAAGCATGCCCCGTCTCCCTGCCCAGTCCCCCGGAAGTCCCCACACCTGAGGCAGATCTTCCTAGGAGCCCTGGAAACTTGATGGAGAGAG AAGAGCTGGCAGGGAATCTGGCCCGGGCCATTGCAGGTGGAGACGAGAAGGGGGCAGCCCAAGCGGCAGCCATCCTGGCCCAGCATCGTGTGGCCCTCAGCGTTCAGCTTCAGGAGGCCTGCTTCCCACCTGGCCCCATCAG GCTGCAGGTCACACTTGAAGACGCTGCCTCTGCCGCATCCACCGCGTCCTCTGCGCACGTTGCCCTGCAGGTCCACCCCCACTGCACCGTTGCAGCTCTCCAGGAGCAG GTGTTCTCAGAGCTCGGTTTCCCACCAGCTGTGCAACGCTGGGTCATTGGGcggtgcctgtgtgtgcctgagCGCAGCCTTGCCTCCTATGGAGTTCGGCAGGATGGGGACCCTGCTTTCCTCTACTTGCTGTCAGCTCCTCGAGAAGCCCCAG GACCTAGCCCTCAGCGCCCCCAGAAGATGGACGGGGAAGTTGGACGCTTGTTTCCCTCATCATTGGGGCTACCCCCAGGCCCCCAGCCAGCTGCCTCCAGCCTGCCCAGTCCTCTCCAG CTGGCCCTGCCCTTCCTGCACCTTCATCAATGCCCCAAGCCGCCCTGGCTGTGA
- the SHARPIN gene encoding sharpin isoform X11, giving the protein MAPPAGGAAAASDLGSAAVLLTVHAAVRLLGARPDAEAQLRRLQLSADPERPGRFRLELLDAGPGAVNLEWPLESVSYTIRGPTQHELQPPPGGPGTLSLHFLNPQEAQRWAVLVRGATVEGQNGHSSSSPPALGPEACPVSLPSPPEVPTPEADLPRSPGNLMEREELAGNLARAIAGGDEKGAAQAAAILAQHRVALSVQLQEACFPPGPIRLQVTLEDAASAASTASSAHVALQVHPHCTVAALQEQVFSELGFPPAVQRWVIGRCLCVPERSLASYGVRQDGDPAFLYLLSAPREAPAQLALPFLHLHQCPKPPWL; this is encoded by the exons ATGGCGCCGCCAGCGGGCGGGGCGGCGGCGGCCTCGGACTTGGGCTCGGCCGCAGTGCTCTTGACTGTGCACGCCGCTGTGAGGCTGCTGGGCGCCAGGCCAGACGCCGAGGCACAGCTGCGGAGACTCCAGCTGAGCGCGGACCCTGAGCGGCCTGGGCGCTTCCGGCTGGAGCTGCTGGACGCGGGACCCGGGGCG GTCAATTTGGAGTGGCCCCTGGAGTCAGTCTCCTACACCATCCGAGGCCCCACCCAGCACGAGCTGCAGCCTCCGCCAGGAGGACCTGGAACCCTCAGCCTGCACTTCCTCAACCCTCAGGAAGCTCAGCGGTGGGCAGTCCTAGTCCGAGGTGCCACCGTGGAAGGACAGAATGGTCA cagcagcagctcaccACCAGCCCTGGGCCCAGAAGCATGCCCCGTCTCCCTGCCCAGTCCCCCGGAAGTCCCCACACCTGAGGCAGATCTTCCTAGGAGCCCTGGAAACTTGATGGAGAGAG AAGAGCTGGCAGGGAATCTGGCCCGGGCCATTGCAGGTGGAGACGAGAAGGGGGCAGCCCAAGCGGCAGCCATCCTGGCCCAGCATCGTGTGGCCCTCAGCGTTCAGCTTCAGGAGGCCTGCTTCCCACCTGGCCCCATCAG GCTGCAGGTCACACTTGAAGACGCTGCCTCTGCCGCATCCACCGCGTCCTCTGCGCACGTTGCCCTGCAGGTCCACCCCCACTGCACCGTTGCAGCTCTCCAGGAGCAG GTGTTCTCAGAGCTCGGTTTCCCACCAGCTGTGCAACGCTGGGTCATTGGGcggtgcctgtgtgtgcctgagCGCAGCCTTGCCTCCTATGGAGTTCGGCAGGATGGGGACCCTGCTTTCCTCTACTTGCTGTCAGCTCCTCGAGAAGCCCCAG CCCAGCTGGCCCTGCCCTTCCTGCACCTTCATCAATGCCCCAAGCCGCCCTGGCTGTGA